One genomic window of Ruminococcus gauvreauii includes the following:
- a CDS encoding ABC transporter permease — protein sequence MLKYVVKRLLILLPIVLVMSILVFGLSTLSSGDAARVLAEQIYGHPTQTEIEQVRHENGLDQPICRQYVRWLGNVLHGDFGTSYQTQKSAVEELAKRFPATLKLAVTAFLLLLLAAIPLGIISAVWEHSWIDKLLQVFSFFSVSMPSFWLGLMLLYLFGVKLKLIPIIGGTDVPILAAVTLDIGYFGVVIRLMRTNLSDVLKKDYIRACRAKGLSGFKIVMKHGLKNAILPVITQMSSMCVSLLCGSAVIESIYSIQGIGKLALEAVYTKDLPVLQCFILVITCFVVVLNLLIDILYSAIDARIQLE from the coding sequence GTGCTGAAATATGTGGTGAAAAGATTGTTGATACTGTTGCCGATTGTACTGGTGATGTCCATATTGGTGTTTGGATTGAGTACACTGTCATCAGGTGATGCGGCAAGGGTCCTGGCAGAACAGATCTATGGTCACCCCACCCAGACTGAGATTGAACAGGTACGCCATGAAAATGGTCTGGACCAGCCAATCTGCAGACAATATGTTAGGTGGCTGGGAAATGTGCTGCACGGGGATTTTGGGACTTCCTATCAGACCCAGAAGTCTGCGGTGGAAGAACTGGCAAAACGGTTTCCGGCTACACTGAAACTGGCAGTGACAGCGTTTCTGCTCCTGTTGCTGGCAGCAATTCCGCTTGGAATTATATCGGCAGTGTGGGAACATTCCTGGATCGACAAACTATTGCAGGTGTTTTCCTTTTTCAGTGTCTCCATGCCGTCTTTCTGGCTGGGGCTGATGCTGCTTTACCTTTTTGGAGTGAAATTAAAGCTGATTCCAATCATCGGCGGGACGGATGTTCCTATTTTGGCAGCGGTCACGCTGGACATCGGCTACTTTGGTGTGGTAATTCGTCTGATGAGAACAAATTTGAGTGATGTATTAAAAAAAGATTATATCCGTGCTTGCCGCGCCAAAGGGTTATCAGGTTTTAAAATTGTAATGAAGCATGGACTGAAGAACGCAATCCTGCCTGTAATTACACAGATGAGCAGCATGTGTGTCAGTCTTCTGTGCGGATCAGCAGTGATAGAATCGATCTATTCTATCCAGGGAATTGGAAAGCTGGCGCTTGAAGCTGTCTATACAAAAGATCTGCCGGTGCTTCAGTGTTTTATTCTGGTCATCACCTGTTTTGTGGTGGTGCTCAATCTTCTGATCGATATCCTGTATTCAGCGATTGATGCCAGAATTCAGCTGGAATAG
- a CDS encoding ABC transporter ATP-binding protein, which produces MEKTRIQNVLRLSKRLKPYRARIAGAVASGVGHQLSIVAVSAVCAYLTGLAIEGKLLERMPAMAALLAAIVAARVFFYFIEMWLAHDVAFKVLADFRIRLFNAIERVSPAILLNMRSGQLASTLMSDVELLEWFFAHSFGSILVAVIAPLVLMVCLGFLYPVLPLLLIFFLIILVWIPVWMKKKADTQGRQVREQLGDANAVTMEGVQGMKEILSLNYLKAYQKKNEAYMSRFYASQLVYGKRLGTEGALLQGVLGVSMLCITAVAAGLVLNGKIGFAWYPVVVILSGMVLGPVVEVCNTARNFGLIFAAADRVYRVLEAEPQVKDCGKEVDTDGLSPIVTYDRVSFRYQEDLENAVEHVSFTVNPGETVALVGASGAGKSTCMNLLLRYWDVEEGSIKIGGCDLRDMTLKNLRELTSVVLQDVYLFRDTIRENIRLGKPEATDDEVEQAARMALAHEFIMELPKGYDTIAGESGLKLSGGQRQRIAIARALLKSSPILILDEAVSNLDTENEKEIQESIRISSSRKTTIIVAHRLSTIRSADKIVVLKSGHVVQTGTYKELAQVQGLFRELISAQISRSGKGGE; this is translated from the coding sequence ATGGAAAAAACAAGAATTCAAAATGTATTACGACTTTCCAAAAGGTTGAAACCATACAGAGCCAGAATTGCGGGAGCTGTCGCAAGCGGTGTGGGACACCAGCTATCTATCGTTGCAGTGTCGGCAGTCTGTGCGTACCTGACAGGGCTTGCGATTGAAGGAAAGCTGCTGGAACGTATGCCGGCGATGGCGGCCCTGCTCGCTGCTATCGTCGCGGCAAGGGTTTTCTTCTATTTTATAGAGATGTGGCTGGCCCATGATGTGGCTTTTAAGGTTCTGGCAGATTTCAGGATCAGATTGTTTAATGCTATTGAACGGGTCTCGCCTGCGATTTTACTGAATATGCGTTCTGGACAGCTCGCCTCCACGTTGATGAGTGATGTGGAATTGCTGGAGTGGTTTTTTGCCCATTCATTCGGAAGCATTCTGGTGGCGGTGATTGCGCCGCTGGTGCTGATGGTCTGCCTGGGCTTTCTTTATCCAGTACTGCCGCTGCTGCTGATCTTCTTTTTGATCATCCTTGTTTGGATTCCGGTCTGGATGAAAAAGAAGGCGGATACCCAGGGGAGACAGGTAAGAGAACAGCTGGGAGATGCCAATGCGGTTACCATGGAAGGTGTTCAGGGTATGAAGGAGATTCTTTCTTTGAATTACCTGAAAGCTTATCAGAAGAAAAATGAAGCCTATATGAGCCGATTTTATGCAAGTCAGCTTGTCTACGGCAAACGTCTGGGAACAGAGGGTGCCCTGCTTCAGGGAGTCCTGGGAGTCTCCATGCTGTGCATAACGGCTGTAGCGGCAGGACTGGTGCTGAATGGAAAGATTGGTTTTGCCTGGTATCCGGTGGTGGTAATACTTTCCGGTATGGTTCTGGGACCCGTTGTGGAAGTGTGTAATACGGCGAGAAACTTTGGGCTGATCTTCGCAGCAGCGGATCGTGTCTACCGTGTATTGGAAGCTGAACCCCAAGTGAAGGACTGCGGCAAAGAAGTAGATACTGACGGGCTGTCACCAATTGTGACATACGATCGCGTGTCGTTTCGCTATCAGGAAGATCTTGAAAATGCGGTGGAACATGTCAGTTTTACCGTCAACCCGGGTGAGACGGTTGCCCTTGTGGGAGCTTCCGGAGCGGGAAAAAGTACGTGTATGAATCTGCTTCTTCGTTACTGGGATGTAGAAGAAGGTTCCATAAAAATCGGAGGCTGTGATCTGCGGGATATGACTCTTAAGAATTTAAGGGAGCTGACATCCGTTGTGCTTCAGGATGTGTATCTGTTTCGGGATACAATTCGTGAAAACATCCGGCTCGGGAAACCGGAGGCTACGGATGATGAGGTAGAGCAGGCTGCCAGGATGGCACTTGCCCATGAGTTCATCATGGAGCTGCCCAAAGGATACGATACGATAGCCGGTGAGAGCGGATTGAAGCTGTCAGGCGGCCAGCGGCAAAGGATTGCCATAGCAAGGGCTTTGTTAAAAAGTTCGCCCATACTGATCCTGGATGAGGCAGTGTCCAATTTGGATACAGAAAATGAGAAAGAGATTCAGGAGTCCATCAGAATATCAAGCTCCAGAAAGACCACTATTATTGTAGCCCATCGTCTTTCCACGATCCGGTCGGCAGATAAAATTGTAGTTCTAAAAAGCGGTCACGTGGTTCAGACGGGTACCTATAAGGAGCTGGCCCAAGTGCAGGGGTTATTCAGGGAGCTGATTTCAGCTCAGATCAGCCGCAGCGGTAAGGGTGGTGAATAA
- a CDS encoding ABC transporter ATP-binding protein produces MGKYIRLIEFLKKIPGDVAVKVILGLSMVACSFIQAFCLAKGVTAVFDKKQLSAVLGYLAICLLALLFRSFLVRYQEGYAKKMAAKVKAVIRNTMLVKLMQLGPSYRNDKRTGNLQSLITDGVESFEAFLVQYLPQTVVVFVTTLFSTVYLWTLDWAVGLLVLIMAILAIVVPHLFMPAVSKVMIEYWQDYADLNAQYIDSMQGMNTLKSMGVSKREGKKLAERAWGFAGESMKNLGISLSDSAVIVTCTAIGTAASIAIAAYHMAQGKLSYGSLLIILFLAGECMKPLNDMNTYWHSSYLGLSVAEELFAVLDEPVALKDGKGPNQLTGKLPEISMNQVFFHYDKSSADVLENIDLQFDSGKITAIVGKSGSGKSTIVNLLLRFYDVSSGSIILDGMDLRDFSIEFLRSKIAVVFQESYLFYGTIRENIKMANPEASDEAMIKAAKTANAHEFIMELPDGYDTIVGERGATLSGGERQRVSIARAILKDAPILILDEATSSVDMIHESLIQEALNRCMKHKTTIVIAHRLSTIEHADRIYVLDHGKLAGWGTHQELLEHNSTYQGLIKAQKYAEK; encoded by the coding sequence ATGGGAAAATACATAAGACTGATTGAATTTCTAAAAAAGATACCGGGAGATGTTGCAGTCAAGGTCATATTGGGACTATCCATGGTTGCGTGCAGTTTTATACAGGCATTTTGCCTTGCAAAGGGCGTCACAGCTGTATTTGATAAAAAGCAGCTGTCGGCTGTGCTGGGATATCTGGCAATATGCCTGCTGGCATTATTGTTCCGGTCATTTCTGGTACGATATCAGGAAGGATACGCGAAAAAGATGGCGGCCAAGGTAAAGGCGGTCATCAGGAATACGATGCTGGTAAAACTGATGCAGCTGGGACCGTCCTATAGAAACGACAAACGGACGGGAAACCTGCAGTCACTGATCACAGACGGGGTCGAGTCTTTTGAGGCGTTTCTGGTCCAGTACCTGCCGCAGACGGTTGTGGTATTTGTGACAACGCTGTTTTCTACGGTTTATCTGTGGACACTGGACTGGGCAGTAGGGCTTCTTGTTTTGATTATGGCGATTTTAGCCATCGTAGTTCCCCATTTATTCATGCCGGCAGTATCTAAAGTTATGATTGAATACTGGCAGGATTATGCAGATCTGAATGCTCAGTATATCGACAGCATGCAGGGTATGAATACGCTGAAATCCATGGGAGTCAGCAAACGGGAAGGAAAGAAGCTGGCGGAGCGTGCCTGGGGATTTGCAGGAGAATCCATGAAAAATCTGGGAATTTCCCTGTCTGACTCAGCAGTGATCGTTACGTGTACGGCCATCGGAACGGCAGCCAGCATCGCCATTGCAGCGTATCACATGGCTCAGGGAAAGCTATCCTATGGAAGTCTCCTGATCATTCTGTTCCTGGCAGGTGAATGTATGAAGCCCCTGAATGATATGAATACATACTGGCACAGCAGTTATCTGGGACTCTCCGTTGCAGAAGAGCTGTTTGCGGTGCTGGATGAACCGGTCGCATTGAAGGATGGAAAAGGTCCGAATCAGCTCACCGGGAAGCTCCCGGAGATTTCCATGAATCAGGTATTCTTTCATTACGATAAGAGTTCCGCAGATGTACTGGAGAATATTGATTTGCAGTTTGACTCAGGAAAGATTACAGCCATTGTGGGAAAATCGGGTTCCGGAAAGTCTACAATTGTGAACCTTCTGCTTCGTTTTTATGATGTTTCCTCCGGCAGTATTATTCTGGACGGAATGGATCTTCGGGATTTTTCCATCGAGTTTCTGCGCAGCAAAATTGCGGTGGTGTTCCAGGAATCCTATCTGTTTTATGGAACGATCAGAGAAAATATCAAGATGGCAAATCCAGAAGCCTCCGATGAGGCGATGATAAAAGCGGCAAAAACGGCGAATGCCCACGAATTCATCATGGAACTTCCTGACGGATATGACACGATTGTGGGAGAGAGAGGCGCTACGCTTTCCGGCGGAGAACGTCAGCGGGTTTCCATAGCCCGGGCAATTCTCAAAGACGCACCAATCCTGATTTTGGATGAGGCTACGTCCAGTGTTGATATGATTCATGAGTCATTGATACAGGAAGCCCTGAATCGGTGTATGAAACATAAGACGACCATTGTAATTGCTCACAGGCTTTCTACCATTGAGCATGCAGACAGGATCTATGTGCTGGATCATGGAAAACTGGCAGGATGGGGAACTCACCAGGAGTTACTGGAACATAACAGTACCTATCAGGGACTCATAAAGGCACAGAAATATGCAGAAAAGTAA
- a CDS encoding class I SAM-dependent methyltransferase: MELNSEIKDYWEGEAKVYSRGIQEELDGPQCEAWKALIRDYVPRSGSLKILDAGCGPGFFPVILGEEGHEVTGIDITENMISCAEENVKARGQHAVLQTMDCQDLQFPDNTFDMVISRNITWTLGDPQKAYREWKRVLKPGGRLLVFDACWYLYLYDEELGKRYRDNEARINEKYGRNVHAHANPQKGDELSRQLFMSDKVRPLWDLEYLMSLGFARVFAEPNIIDKVWDEKGKELNKLTPAFMVGAEK, encoded by the coding sequence ATGGAACTGAACAGCGAGATCAAAGATTATTGGGAGGGTGAGGCGAAGGTCTACAGCCGTGGAATTCAGGAGGAACTGGACGGACCGCAGTGCGAGGCGTGGAAGGCACTGATTCGGGATTATGTACCACGCAGCGGCTCTCTGAAAATTCTGGATGCGGGATGCGGTCCGGGATTTTTTCCGGTCATTCTGGGGGAAGAGGGACATGAGGTGACGGGAATCGATATTACCGAAAATATGATTTCCTGTGCAGAGGAAAACGTAAAAGCCCGGGGACAGCACGCAGTACTGCAGACGATGGACTGTCAGGACCTGCAGTTTCCGGATAATACCTTTGATATGGTGATCAGCAGAAATATAACATGGACCCTGGGGGATCCTCAGAAAGCGTACAGGGAGTGGAAACGGGTGCTGAAGCCGGGAGGCAGGCTGCTGGTATTTGATGCGTGCTGGTATCTTTATCTGTACGACGAGGAACTTGGAAAACGATACCGGGACAATGAAGCCAGAATTAATGAAAAATACGGACGGAACGTACATGCTCATGCAAATCCACAGAAAGGAGATGAACTGAGCCGTCAGCTCTTCATGAGTGATAAGGTTCGCCCGTTGTGGGATCTGGAATATCTGATGTCACTGGGATTTGCAAGAGTATTTGCGGAGCCGAATATCATCGATAAAGTCTGGGATGAAAAAGGAAAGGAACTCAATAAACTGACACCGGCCTTTATGGTGGGCGCAGAAAAATAA